A window of Cryptomeria japonica chromosome 3, Sugi_1.0, whole genome shotgun sequence contains these coding sequences:
- the LOC131037981 gene encoding leucine-rich repeat protein 1-like produces the protein MAADSMLIVMFLLVEGFVVCNLFSVQCNASAEGDALIDVKKMLHDPQNVLESWDPSLVNPCTWFHVTCNNNQHVTRVDLAISDLSGTLSPRIGDLANLQYLHLFRNSLSGNLPTSLGKLKNLIALDLSGNKFSGKIPTSLAQLSNLRFLNLSNNQLSGPVPTGGSLSIFGYNSFKGNPGLCGGVVHKPCRRME, from the exons ATGGCTGCTGATTCCATGTTAATTGTTATGTTTTTGTTGGTGGAAGGATTTGTTGTATGCAACCTCTTTTCTGTTCAATGCAATGCCAGCGCAGAAGGAGATGCACTGATAGATGTGAAGAAGATGCTCCATGACCCACAAAATGTTTTGGAAAGCTGGGATCCATCCCTGGTCAATCCCTGCACATGGTTTCATGTCACCTGTAACAATAACCAGCATGTAACGAGAGT AGATTTGGCAATTAGTGACCTTTCTGGTACTCTCTCACCACGGATCGGTGATCTTGCAAACTTACAATACCT GCATTTATTTCGTAATTCATTAAGTGGAAACTTGCCAACAAGTTTGGGGAAGTTAAAAAATCTGATTGCTCTTGATCTTTCTGGCAACAAGTTTAGTGGGAAAATACCCACCTCACTTGCCCAACTTTCAAACCTTCGTTTCTT AAATCTATCAAACAATCAACTCAGTGGCCCTGTTCCAACCGGAGGATCGCTCTCAATATTTGGATATAATAG TTTTAAAGGCAATCCTGGGCTCTGCGGTGGTGTTGTGCACAAGCCATGTCGAAGAATGGAATGA